In a genomic window of Ranitomeya imitator isolate aRanImi1 chromosome 5, aRanImi1.pri, whole genome shotgun sequence:
- the BDH1 gene encoding D-beta-hydroxybutyrate dehydrogenase, mitochondrial produces MLAARTCLRIPTRTLHFSDHANHARCLQKLSSIVPNRSYASQPEEASKAVLVTGCDSGFGFSLAKHLHGKGFTVFAGCLLKDKGDAGVKELDNMTSDRMRTIQLNVVKQEEVDTAVEFIKENLKDPEKGLWGVVNNAGISTFGEVEFTSMETYKEVAEVNLWGTVRTTKACLPLIRRAKGRVVNISSMLGRMANPARSPYCITKFGVEAFSDCLRYEMHPLGVKVSVVEPGNFIAATSLYSPEKIKAIGDKMWDELSETVKNDYGRKYFDEKIARMHTYCNSGSTDTSPVINDITHALTAETPYTRYNPMDYYWWTRMQIMTHLPGAISDKIYIH; encoded by the exons ATGTCTACAAAAGTTGTCTTCCATTGTGCCGAACCGTTCCTACGCAAGTCAACCCGAAGAG GCTAGTAAAGCTGTGCTTGTCACAGGATGTGATTCAGGGTTTGGATTTTCACTGGCTAAGCATCTTCATGGCAAAGGATTCACAGTGTTTGCAGGATGTCTGTTAAAG GACAAGGGAGATGCTGGCGTGAAGGAGCTGGACAACATGACAAGTGATAGGATGAGGACTATACAGCTGAATGTAGTGAAACAGGAAGAAGTGGACACAGCTGTGGAATTTATAAAAGAAAACTTGAAAGACCCAGAAAAGG GGTTATGGGGTGTTGTGAACAATGCTGGAATATCTACATTTGGAGAAGTGGAGTTCACTAGTATGGAGACCTACAAAGAAGTGGCTGAGGTGAATCTATGGGGCACCGTCCGAACTACCAAAGCCTGTCTCCCTCTAATTCGCAGAGCTAAAG GACGTGTAGTGAATATAAGCAGTATGTTGGGTCGCATGGCAAACCCGGCTCGTTCTCCCTATTGTATCACCAAATTTGGGGTGGAGGCTTTCTCCGATTGCTTGCGTTATGAGATGCACCCCCTTGGAGTGAAAGTGAGTGTGGTTGAACCTGGGAATTTCATCGCAGCCACCAGTTTATACagccctgaaaaaataaaagcaaTTGGCGATAAGATGTGGGACGAGTTATCAGAAACCGTGAAGAATGATTATGGAAGAAAGTACTTTGACGAGAAAATCGCCAGAATGCACACGTATTGCAATAGTGGTTCAACAGACACGTCTCCGGTCATTAATGACATCACCCATGCTCTGACTGCGGAGACGCCATATACGCGCTACAATCCCATGGATTACTACTGGTGGACCAGGATGCAGATTATGACACACCTGCCCGGGGCAATATCTGATAAAATATACATTCATTAG